From a single Planococcus shenhongbingii genomic region:
- a CDS encoding Na+/H+ antiporter subunit D, which yields MNNIILLPVLIPIMVGILLIFLRYFGRTQAWFSIATMALTAGIAFYLLEKVQHEGIQRLDFGGWAPPFGISFVADSFSLLLVLTTSIVALICLMYALFSTGKLLQSMYYYPSVLFLVAGVNGSFLTGDLFNLFVCFEVMLLSSYVLLTLGGSKRQLREAIKYVVINIVSSWFFLVGLAYLYGAVGTLNMAHLSVRVAEAGQGPLLTTISIVFMIVFSLKAGLLLYYWLPGSYSTPPAVTSALFGALLTKVGIYALFRVFSLIFNQQPEITHTIISVMAALTLIGGSLGAVAHNDIRKIAAYNVVIAVGFILVGLAVSTPNAIEGAIYYLIHDMVAKALLFLVVGTVIALTGTAQLNKMSGLMKNYPLLGWSFFITMLSLAGVPPLSGFIGKVLISEGAIESGAYMLLTLSLLSSLFVLYSLLRIFKNSFWGETIISKEDQVPLNNRFLVPCLLLVLLTIAIGVGTEGLSVYVTDAAETLLNPDIYIDAVLEGAQP from the coding sequence ATGAATAATATTATATTGCTTCCAGTTTTAATTCCCATTATGGTTGGAATTTTATTGATTTTCCTGCGCTATTTCGGAAGGACACAAGCCTGGTTCAGCATCGCTACCATGGCTCTGACAGCTGGAATCGCCTTTTATCTTTTGGAAAAAGTCCAGCATGAAGGAATCCAGCGGCTCGATTTTGGCGGCTGGGCGCCGCCTTTCGGCATTTCGTTTGTCGCCGATTCGTTTTCTCTTTTGCTGGTGCTGACCACTAGTATTGTAGCGCTCATCTGCTTGATGTATGCCTTGTTCTCTACTGGCAAGCTCCTGCAGTCGATGTATTATTACCCTTCCGTGCTGTTTTTGGTCGCCGGAGTAAATGGATCTTTTTTGACCGGCGACTTGTTCAATTTATTCGTTTGTTTTGAAGTAATGCTGCTCTCATCTTATGTTCTATTGACGCTCGGCGGCTCGAAAAGGCAGCTTCGTGAAGCCATTAAGTATGTTGTCATCAATATTGTTTCTTCCTGGTTCTTTTTAGTGGGCCTAGCTTATTTATACGGAGCTGTTGGAACATTGAATATGGCCCACCTTTCTGTCCGTGTAGCTGAAGCCGGACAAGGGCCGCTTCTTACGACAATCAGCATCGTCTTCATGATCGTTTTCAGTCTAAAAGCCGGCTTGCTGCTGTATTATTGGCTGCCAGGTTCCTACAGCACACCTCCTGCGGTAACTTCCGCTCTTTTTGGGGCCTTGCTGACGAAAGTCGGGATTTATGCCCTATTCCGGGTATTTTCTTTGATTTTCAACCAACAGCCCGAAATCACTCATACCATCATCAGTGTCATGGCTGCCTTAACACTGATCGGCGGAAGCCTGGGCGCTGTAGCCCATAATGATATCCGCAAAATCGCCGCCTACAATGTCGTCATTGCTGTCGGCTTTATCCTTGTTGGCCTTGCGGTTTCTACGCCGAATGCCATAGAAGGAGCGATTTACTATTTAATCCACGATATGGTCGCAAAAGCTCTGCTCTTCCTGGTAGTTGGAACAGTGATAGCACTTACGGGCACCGCTCAGCTTAACAAAATGAGCGGGTTGATGAAGAACTATCCCCTGCTCGGCTGGTCATTCTTTATCACCATGCTGTCGCTGGCAGGAGTTCCGCCTCTCAGCGGGTTTATCGGAAAAGTTCTTATATCGGAAGGAGCTATTGAAAGCGGAGCTTATATGCTTTTAACATTGTCATTGCTGTCAAGCTTATTCGTGCTGTATTCACTGCTCCGCATCTTTAAAAATAGTTTCTGGGGAGAAACCATCATCAGCAAGGAAGATCAAGTGCCATTGAACAACCGTTTCCTGGTTCCTTGTTTGCTGCTTGTGCTCCTCACTATCGCCATCGGCGTCGGAACGGAAGGGCTTTCTGTTTACGTCACAGATGCGGCGGAAACTTTATTGAATCCTGATATTTACATTGATGCGGTACTGGAAGGTGCCCAGCCATGA
- a CDS encoding Na(+)/H(+) antiporter subunit B yields MKINDVILKTVSQAGVLIILTFGVYLFLSGHNQPGGGFIGGLVLATAFVLMFLTFDSDTVNKAIPFDFKKISAIGVLLAFSSSTVPMFFGQPFMSQSFGYFNLPIFGKTELATVTIFETGVALTVIGVVVNIITSISEDE; encoded by the coding sequence ATGAAGATTAACGACGTGATTTTAAAAACGGTTTCTCAAGCCGGCGTGCTGATCATATTAACATTCGGCGTCTACCTTTTCTTATCTGGCCATAATCAGCCAGGTGGAGGATTTATCGGCGGTTTAGTTCTGGCTACGGCTTTCGTGCTGATGTTTTTAACATTTGACTCGGATACCGTCAACAAAGCCATCCCATTCGATTTCAAAAAAATATCGGCCATCGGCGTTTTGCTGGCTTTCTCGAGCAGCACAGTTCCCATGTTTTTCGGGCAGCCTTTCATGAGCCAGTCATTCGGCTATTTTAATCTTCCGATTTTCGGCAAAACTGAATTGGCTACAGTGACAATTTTTGAAACCGGAGTGGCTCTGACGGTAATCGGGGTAGTCGTAAATATTATTACAAGTATAAGTGAGGATGAGTAG
- a CDS encoding pentapeptide repeat-containing protein has product MMKKTNRAAPSISKQLEIQPFLSAVDDTYISKCKIVQETIDYGRDEALHIDQVVFENVNFLEVVWPRSEFVDVLFLNCDLSNADFSRAVFHRTEFHDSKLVGTNFAEAGIRHTLFKDCVLNYATFGFSLCNTARFENSSLRYADFYEAELKNIEFCKCDMNDANFVETSLKGVDLSSNSFETIQVTTEKLAGCQVSTEQALAFARQMGLVIKEG; this is encoded by the coding sequence ATGATGAAAAAGACGAATCGGGCAGCACCGTCAATTTCGAAACAGCTGGAAATCCAGCCGTTCCTTTCGGCAGTCGATGATACTTACATCAGCAAGTGCAAGATTGTGCAGGAAACCATTGATTATGGGAGAGATGAGGCTCTGCACATCGATCAAGTGGTTTTTGAAAATGTGAATTTCTTAGAAGTGGTATGGCCGCGCAGCGAGTTTGTCGATGTGCTGTTTCTTAATTGTGATTTGTCGAATGCAGATTTCAGCCGCGCGGTTTTTCATCGGACTGAATTCCATGATTCGAAATTAGTCGGCACTAACTTTGCCGAAGCCGGAATCCGGCATACACTGTTTAAAGATTGTGTGCTCAATTATGCAACATTCGGCTTTTCGCTTTGCAATACGGCGCGCTTTGAAAATTCATCATTGCGCTATGCTGATTTTTATGAGGCGGAACTGAAAAATATAGAATTCTGCAAATGCGATATGAACGATGCGAATTTTGTAGAAACTAGTTTAAAAGGCGTCGATCTAAGCAGCAATTCGTTCGAGACCATCCAAGTGACGACAGAAAAACTGGCAGGCTGCCAAGTATCAACCGAACAGGCACTGGCATTTGCGAGGCAGATGGGGCTTGTGATTAAAGAAGGATGA
- a CDS encoding peptide MFS transporter, translating to MSDKYTRQDIVNSVPQKGFFGHPKGLFTLFTTEFWERFSYYGMRAILVYYMYYELSQGGLGLDQTVALSIMSIYGSLVYMSGIIGGWLADRIFGTSKAVFYGGILIMLGHIALAIPGSLPLFFVSMVLIVLGTGLLKPNVSSVVGEIYAENDNRRDAGFSIFYMGINLGAFLAPLIVGTVGMKVNFHLGFSIAAVGMFLGLVLFVATKKKNLGLAGTIVPNPLSPTEKSRTIKIFTIAAIIIAAVVYFGLEYGFLTFNSFIATVGIFGLLIPTAYFVVMYRSKKTTEVERSRILAYIPLFIASVMFWAIQEQGSTILAAYADTRTDLEFAGITISPAWFQSLNPLFIITLAPVFAWLWVRLGSRQPSVPQKFSLGLLFAGISFLVILLPAYFGGTETLVNPLWLVLSYLIVVLGELCLSPVGLSATTKLAPAAFSAQTMSLWFLSNAAAQAINAQLVKFYTVENEMMYFGLIGGASIVLSIILFLFAPTIQRYMRGVR from the coding sequence ATGTCTGACAAATACACTCGACAAGACATCGTAAATAGCGTGCCGCAAAAAGGTTTTTTTGGCCATCCTAAGGGGCTTTTTACATTATTCACTACAGAGTTTTGGGAGCGGTTCTCATATTACGGCATGAGAGCGATCCTTGTTTACTATATGTACTACGAACTTTCACAAGGCGGATTAGGACTTGACCAGACCGTTGCGCTTTCCATCATGTCCATCTATGGTTCACTGGTGTACATGTCCGGCATTATCGGAGGCTGGTTGGCCGATCGGATATTCGGTACATCAAAAGCCGTATTCTATGGCGGTATTCTGATCATGCTTGGACATATCGCACTTGCGATTCCAGGCAGCTTGCCTCTGTTCTTCGTCTCCATGGTTCTGATTGTACTTGGAACCGGTTTGTTAAAACCTAATGTCTCGAGTGTTGTCGGGGAGATTTACGCAGAAAATGACAATCGCCGGGATGCCGGTTTCAGCATCTTCTATATGGGCATCAACTTAGGAGCTTTCCTGGCTCCATTGATTGTTGGTACAGTCGGCATGAAAGTCAACTTCCATTTAGGGTTTAGTATTGCGGCAGTCGGGATGTTCCTCGGTTTAGTCCTTTTTGTTGCAACGAAAAAGAAAAACCTCGGCCTTGCCGGAACAATTGTTCCCAACCCTTTGTCTCCAACTGAAAAGTCACGGACTATAAAAATCTTCACGATTGCAGCTATAATCATCGCCGCAGTTGTTTACTTCGGACTTGAATATGGATTCTTGACGTTCAACAGCTTTATCGCCACTGTCGGCATCTTCGGTTTGTTGATCCCGACAGCTTACTTCGTCGTCATGTACCGAAGCAAAAAAACGACCGAAGTGGAACGTTCACGCATTTTAGCGTATATTCCTTTGTTTATTGCATCTGTCATGTTCTGGGCAATCCAGGAACAAGGTTCTACCATCTTGGCAGCATATGCAGACACACGGACTGACCTGGAATTTGCGGGAATCACCATTTCCCCTGCCTGGTTCCAGTCCTTGAACCCACTCTTTATCATTACTTTAGCTCCGGTTTTTGCATGGTTATGGGTACGCTTAGGCAGCCGCCAGCCATCCGTTCCGCAAAAATTCTCTCTTGGCCTGTTATTTGCCGGGATTTCGTTCCTTGTAATTCTGCTGCCTGCTTATTTTGGCGGTACAGAAACATTGGTAAATCCATTATGGCTGGTTCTCAGCTATCTCATCGTTGTATTGGGTGAATTGTGCTTATCGCCGGTCGGCTTATCAGCTACGACCAAACTGGCTCCTGCCGCATTCTCTGCACAAACCATGAGTTTATGGTTCTTGTCAAACGCAGCTGCACAAGCAATCAACGCACAGCTCGTGAAATTCTATACAGTTGAAAACGAAATGATGTACTTCGGACTTATTGGTGGAGCATCCATCGTCCTGAGTATTATCCTGTTCCTTTTCGCTCCAACGATCCAGCGCTATATGAGAGGCGTAAGGTAA
- a CDS encoding DUF4334 domain-containing protein, which yields MKAAAEFWMIKERGETDTHTACRIFDELPPVGLEELLGTWEGSEFRTGHPLDGVLKKLNWYGKAFHDAENVDPLLFRGLNGDIFAVDPVPIMDLRKLIKAEGGKARMRQVAHRGKASAAMVYDNLPIIDHFRKVDNQVLMGMMDRKGDKEPYFFVLEKVETVSEA from the coding sequence ATGAAAGCTGCGGCAGAATTCTGGATGATAAAAGAGCGCGGGGAAACGGACACCCATACTGCCTGCAGAATTTTTGATGAACTTCCTCCAGTAGGACTCGAAGAGCTGCTTGGTACATGGGAAGGCAGCGAATTTCGCACCGGGCATCCGCTGGACGGTGTATTGAAGAAACTAAATTGGTACGGCAAAGCATTTCATGATGCAGAAAATGTAGATCCTTTATTGTTCAGAGGGTTAAACGGAGACATATTTGCCGTCGATCCGGTTCCAATTATGGACTTGCGAAAACTGATAAAAGCGGAAGGCGGCAAAGCCCGGATGCGGCAAGTGGCCCATCGCGGAAAGGCTAGCGCAGCAATGGTCTATGACAATTTACCGATTATCGACCATTTCCGTAAAGTGGACAATCAGGTGTTAATGGGCATGATGGATCGCAAAGGCGATAAGGAACCTTATTTTTTCGTATTGGAAAAAGTGGAAACTGTTTCAGAAGCATAG
- a CDS encoding Na(+)/H(+) antiporter subunit C, translated as METIIILLVGVLTSVAIYLLLAKSLIRVILGTAILSHAVHLLILTMGGLKEGTVPLLGEEAESYVDALPQALILTAIVISFAVTAFILVLAYRAYQELGTDDLNEMRGVNDE; from the coding sequence ATGGAAACTATAATCATATTGTTGGTTGGCGTTCTCACATCAGTGGCCATCTACTTATTATTGGCTAAAAGCTTGATTCGCGTCATCCTCGGAACTGCTATTTTGTCGCATGCTGTGCATTTGCTGATTCTTACGATGGGCGGTTTAAAAGAAGGCACTGTTCCACTGCTTGGCGAAGAGGCGGAAAGCTATGTTGATGCATTGCCGCAGGCGTTGATTTTGACAGCCATTGTCATCAGTTTTGCTGTTACAGCTTTCATTCTTGTTTTGGCATATCGTGCTTATCAAGAACTTGGCACAGATGACCTAAATGAAATGAGAGGTGTAAACGATGAATAA
- a CDS encoding Na+/H+ antiporter subunit E → MPAQFLINIMIALLWTLLMDEDAFYLSTFIGGYLIGIGILFMMHRFFGTKFYLLRIYSTIRLLFIFISELAQSSLLIIKQILSPRLNIKPGIFTYEHSMQGPYELTTLALLLTLTPGSVVMEVSPDGKVFYIHAMDVEESRDTLLRSIKVFEKAIMEVTRG, encoded by the coding sequence ATGCCCGCCCAATTCCTGATAAATATAATGATTGCACTTCTTTGGACCTTGCTGATGGACGAAGATGCCTTTTACTTATCCACTTTCATTGGCGGTTACTTGATCGGTATCGGTATCTTGTTCATGATGCACCGTTTTTTCGGCACCAAGTTTTATTTGCTGAGAATTTATTCCACCATTAGATTGCTGTTTATTTTCATTTCAGAGCTGGCTCAATCCAGCTTGCTGATCATCAAACAAATTCTGAGCCCCCGGCTCAATATTAAGCCCGGGATTTTTACTTACGAACATAGCATGCAAGGGCCTTATGAGCTGACGACTCTTGCTCTTTTATTAACCTTGACTCCGGGCTCTGTGGTCATGGAAGTATCACCGGACGGAAAAGTTTTTTACATCCATGCAATGGATGTTGAAGAGTCAAGAGATACCTTGCTGCGTTCTATAAAGGTTTTCGAAAAAGCAATCATGGAGGTGACAAGAGGATGA
- a CDS encoding universal stress protein — MKKIRGRMDESILVCVFYGPNGERLINRGNKLANMLDCPLYILTVDALPFDEFDAEKSAYVERWKEMAEEYGAEEFIIRDNERRPSAKVIAEVAHELNITQIIVGQTARSRWEEITKGSFMNTLLREIPFVDFHVVSVDRSIKGEDHEEFEKGVRCYLVRDGETYKINFSQTKECQYEGIFFKDIGTDFNNGIFKFMHNNKLYQVEVTDDRITQPTVVSSCLGKELVSK, encoded by the coding sequence ATGAAAAAAATTAGAGGTCGGATGGATGAAAGCATATTGGTTTGTGTATTTTACGGGCCGAATGGTGAGCGCCTGATCAACCGAGGCAATAAACTCGCGAACATGCTGGATTGCCCCCTGTATATCTTGACAGTGGATGCACTTCCATTTGATGAGTTTGACGCGGAAAAATCTGCTTATGTCGAGCGCTGGAAAGAAATGGCCGAAGAATATGGAGCAGAGGAATTCATTATCCGTGATAATGAAAGACGCCCCTCGGCAAAAGTCATTGCGGAAGTGGCTCATGAGTTAAACATCACGCAGATCATTGTCGGTCAAACGGCAAGAAGCCGCTGGGAAGAAATCACAAAAGGTTCCTTCATGAACACGCTGTTGCGTGAAATCCCATTTGTCGATTTCCATGTCGTTTCAGTAGATCGCAGCATCAAAGGGGAAGACCATGAAGAATTTGAAAAAGGCGTTCGTTGTTATTTAGTGAGAGACGGAGAGACCTATAAAATCAATTTTTCACAAACGAAAGAATGCCAATACGAGGGAATCTTCTTTAAAGACATCGGGACAGATTTCAATAACGGGATTTTCAAATTCATGCATAACAATAAATTGTACCAAGTGGAAGTGACAGACGACCGCATTACTCAGCCAACAGTTGTCAGCTCATGTCTGGGCAAAGAATTAGTAAGTAAATAA
- a CDS encoding helix-turn-helix domain-containing protein, with translation MKDLGKKIRDLREARELSPEQLAEKVGFAKSTVWAYESGKKQISVSHLSMLADFFDVSVDSLLDRTEKVIDLSTINDYKILLDNKPLDETEIAEAASYIQVKRRMGSYGAVNS, from the coding sequence ATGAAAGATTTAGGGAAAAAAATCAGAGATTTAAGAGAAGCAAGAGAGCTATCCCCGGAACAATTAGCTGAAAAAGTCGGTTTTGCAAAAAGCACCGTTTGGGCTTATGAAAGCGGGAAAAAGCAAATCTCTGTTAGCCATCTTTCAATGCTTGCCGATTTCTTTGATGTATCGGTTGACAGTCTACTGGATCGGACTGAGAAAGTCATTGATTTATCCACTATAAATGACTATAAAATATTGCTCGACAATAAGCCGCTTGATGAAACGGAAATTGCTGAAGCGGCGTCATATATTCAAGTGAAGCGCCGAATGGGAAGTTACGGAGCCGTCAATTCTTAA
- a CDS encoding Na+/H+ antiporter subunit A has translation MHLLILAILVPFLAAALIPFIHRRLGPVDIGWLVLVIPFVLFVIFAMQIPVISAGDTVTATLNWIPSLGINFTIYLDGLSLILALLITGMGTLVILYSIYYLSPADSLPHFYAYLLLFMGAMLGVVLSDNLLVLYVFWELTSISSFLLIAFWFHRKNSRYGAQKSLLITVFGGFGMLAGFLMLHTMTGTFSVREIVSTIGQYSDHALFYPAMFLVLLGAFTKSAQFPFHIWLPDAMEAPTPVSAYLHSATMVKAGIYLVARFTPIFGGTSAWFWTVTLVGLITLFWGSFCAVRQTDLKALLAYSTVSQLGLIMSLFGMGSAAIHFGDGNEGALYGLASFAALFHLVNHSTFKGALFMVVGIVDHQVGTRDIRRLGGLMAFLPITFTFAVIGSFSMAGLPLFNGFLSKEMFFTASLNAVSLPIFSADTWGWIIPVVAWTASALTFVYCMIIVFKTFFGKHKPEKLDKRPAEPSIGMLIPPAILSLLIVGLFFFPNLLGDHLLRPALNGVLPGITGAAPHITAWHGFNTELWMTIGIVVAGSLLFIFLRHWKKIYALLPEDWTFNVFYNKLLESVEDNSSLLTNRYMTGYLPHYFAYIFSFFILVAGGTLFLTGAFSFDFSTDAAIPSYELILTIVMAVAAVGILFAKSRLTSVLLNGVLGYSIAIFFVLFRAPDLALTQLVIETVTTALFLLCFYFLPEWKPENSPRNVKIRNAMIAVAGGATVTLIALSVRSGKLFESISGYYEDSYELAGGKNIVNAILGDFRGFDTMLESLVLFIAGLGVYTLIRIKGGKETRKNED, from the coding sequence GTGCATTTATTGATTTTAGCAATTTTAGTTCCATTTTTAGCTGCCGCTCTTATTCCTTTTATACATAGGCGCCTTGGGCCGGTGGACATCGGTTGGCTTGTTTTGGTGATACCATTTGTGCTGTTTGTAATTTTCGCGATGCAAATTCCGGTTATTTCCGCGGGAGATACTGTAACTGCAACGTTGAATTGGATTCCGTCTCTTGGCATCAATTTTACCATCTATTTAGACGGGCTTAGCCTGATTCTCGCTTTGCTGATTACGGGTATGGGAACGCTCGTAATTCTCTATTCCATCTATTATTTGTCTCCAGCGGATTCATTGCCGCATTTCTATGCTTATTTGCTCTTGTTCATGGGTGCAATGCTCGGCGTTGTGCTGTCAGATAATTTATTGGTTTTGTATGTTTTCTGGGAACTAACAAGCATTTCTTCATTCCTATTGATTGCTTTCTGGTTCCATCGGAAAAATTCACGCTACGGGGCACAGAAGTCGTTATTGATCACGGTTTTCGGCGGCTTCGGGATGCTTGCCGGATTTTTGATGCTGCATACGATGACTGGCACATTCAGCGTCCGTGAAATCGTGTCAACAATTGGGCAATATTCAGACCATGCCCTGTTTTATCCTGCCATGTTCCTGGTACTGCTGGGAGCATTCACAAAATCTGCGCAATTTCCTTTCCACATTTGGCTTCCGGATGCAATGGAAGCTCCAACACCCGTTAGTGCTTATCTGCACTCCGCCACTATGGTAAAAGCCGGAATTTATCTGGTTGCACGTTTTACCCCAATATTCGGCGGCACTTCTGCCTGGTTCTGGACGGTTACACTGGTTGGTTTAATCACATTATTCTGGGGTTCTTTCTGCGCAGTTCGCCAAACAGATTTAAAAGCCCTGCTTGCCTACTCTACGGTCAGCCAGCTCGGTTTGATCATGAGCCTGTTCGGCATGGGATCTGCAGCCATCCATTTCGGAGATGGAAACGAAGGCGCTTTGTACGGCCTGGCATCTTTTGCCGCTTTGTTCCATTTAGTCAACCACTCGACTTTTAAAGGTGCTCTTTTCATGGTCGTAGGAATTGTGGATCACCAGGTTGGAACACGGGATATCCGCCGGCTCGGCGGTTTGATGGCGTTTTTGCCAATCACCTTCACTTTCGCAGTCATCGGAAGTTTTTCAATGGCCGGTTTGCCATTATTCAACGGGTTCTTGAGTAAGGAAATGTTCTTCACTGCTTCTCTCAATGCCGTCAGCCTTCCCATTTTTTCTGCAGATACCTGGGGATGGATTATTCCGGTAGTGGCCTGGACTGCCAGCGCTTTAACTTTCGTGTATTGCATGATCATTGTCTTTAAAACATTCTTCGGCAAGCATAAGCCGGAAAAGTTGGACAAAAGACCGGCGGAGCCTTCGATTGGCATGCTGATTCCACCAGCTATTTTATCTTTATTGATTGTCGGATTGTTCTTTTTCCCTAACTTGCTAGGAGATCACTTGCTGCGCCCTGCACTCAATGGCGTATTGCCTGGCATAACCGGCGCCGCGCCCCATATCACTGCATGGCACGGCTTTAACACTGAACTCTGGATGACAATTGGCATCGTCGTTGCCGGCTCGCTTCTCTTTATATTCCTGCGCCACTGGAAAAAGATCTATGCGCTATTGCCGGAGGATTGGACCTTCAATGTCTTTTACAATAAACTGCTGGAGTCGGTTGAAGACAACTCCAGCTTGCTGACAAATAGATATATGACGGGCTACCTGCCCCATTATTTTGCTTATATTTTCAGCTTTTTCATCTTGGTTGCTGGAGGAACATTGTTCCTGACAGGCGCATTTTCATTCGACTTTTCAACTGATGCAGCCATTCCAAGTTATGAGCTTATCCTGACCATCGTTATGGCAGTTGCAGCTGTGGGCATTTTGTTCGCAAAATCCCGCTTGACTTCAGTGTTGCTGAACGGAGTGCTCGGATACTCCATCGCCATTTTCTTTGTTTTATTCCGGGCTCCAGACTTGGCTTTGACACAGCTTGTTATCGAAACCGTAACGACGGCATTATTCCTGTTGTGCTTTTACTTCCTGCCGGAATGGAAACCTGAAAATTCTCCGAGAAACGTTAAAATCAGAAACGCGATGATCGCTGTCGCCGGAGGGGCGACTGTAACATTGATCGCTTTGTCTGTACGCTCCGGCAAATTATTTGAATCCATTTCCGGTTATTACGAAGATTCCTATGAACTGGCTGGCGGGAAAAATATCGTTAACGCTATTTTAGGAGATTTCCGCGGCTTTGATACCATGCTGGAATCGCTTGTCCTTTTCATTGCCGGCCTTGGCGTCTATACGTTAATCCGGATAAAAGGCGGAAAGGAGACACGAAAAAATGAAGATTAA
- the recQ gene encoding DNA helicase RecQ, which yields MLEEARKLLQSYFGYETFRKGQEQAITQVFEGHNSICVMPTGGGKSMCYQIPALVMEGTTIVISPLISLMKDQVDSLLAAGIPAAYINSSLGFDEVRETMYDVQRGAVKLLYIAPERLDSEMFLNELQGVHVPLIAVDEAHCISQWGHDFRPSYRLISRMAGLFPNNPTVLALTATATPQVREDICRILDIEEQHTVMTGFERSNLTFSVIQGQDRERFVKEYVQKNDKEAGIIYAATRKTVDSVYDMLVKKGVKAARYHAGMPDAERKNGQEQFLNDEVTVMVATNAFGMGINKSNIRYVIHYQLPKNMESYYQEAGRAGRDGLPSECMVLYASQDVQTQRFLIDQAQDPSRIPGELVKLQAMVDYCHTESCLQQFIIHYFGDLAAEPCGHCGSCNDERESMDVTKDVQMVLSCVIRMGQKFGKMMTAQVLTGSRNKKILDFGFDKLSTYGILKHQSAKEVSNLMEFMISQELLAVEQGAYPTIYVPDGGRDVLLGKRKVMRKGAVVTKRIAENDPLFEELRKIRKELADKGGVPPFVIFSDKTLQDMCARRPKNAEDFLEVNGVGANKLEKYGEAFLEAIRVFEATTNSIG from the coding sequence TTGTTGGAAGAAGCAAGAAAATTATTGCAGTCGTATTTTGGGTATGAGACGTTCCGGAAGGGTCAAGAACAAGCGATTACACAAGTGTTTGAAGGCCATAATTCGATTTGTGTCATGCCCACTGGCGGAGGGAAATCGATGTGTTATCAGATTCCTGCGCTGGTGATGGAAGGCACGACCATTGTAATATCTCCGCTGATCTCTTTGATGAAGGATCAAGTGGATTCACTTTTGGCTGCCGGGATACCAGCAGCTTATATAAACAGTTCCCTGGGTTTTGATGAAGTGCGGGAAACTATGTATGACGTCCAGCGAGGTGCGGTGAAACTTTTGTATATTGCACCGGAACGCCTGGATTCCGAAATGTTCCTGAACGAATTGCAAGGCGTTCATGTGCCGCTGATCGCTGTTGATGAAGCGCATTGTATTTCACAATGGGGACATGATTTTCGCCCGAGTTACCGCTTGATCAGCCGCATGGCGGGCTTGTTTCCGAACAATCCGACTGTGCTTGCGCTGACAGCGACAGCAACGCCGCAAGTACGGGAAGATATATGCCGTATTTTAGATATTGAAGAACAGCATACCGTTATGACTGGATTTGAACGTTCTAATTTAACTTTCTCGGTGATTCAGGGACAAGACCGCGAACGTTTTGTAAAAGAGTATGTGCAAAAGAATGATAAAGAAGCAGGAATCATTTATGCCGCTACTCGGAAAACAGTCGATTCCGTTTACGACATGCTGGTGAAAAAAGGTGTGAAAGCAGCCAGGTACCATGCAGGAATGCCGGATGCAGAACGTAAAAACGGGCAGGAGCAGTTCCTGAACGATGAAGTGACTGTGATGGTGGCTACCAATGCCTTTGGAATGGGTATAAACAAATCCAATATAAGATATGTTATCCACTATCAGCTGCCAAAAAATATGGAGAGCTATTATCAGGAAGCCGGGCGTGCTGGACGTGACGGATTGCCAAGTGAATGTATGGTTCTATATGCCTCACAGGACGTCCAGACCCAGCGTTTTTTGATCGATCAAGCACAAGATCCAAGCCGGATTCCCGGAGAATTGGTGAAACTGCAGGCAATGGTCGATTATTGCCATACTGAAAGCTGCCTGCAGCAATTCATCATTCATTATTTTGGTGATTTAGCTGCTGAACCATGCGGCCATTGCGGAAGCTGCAATGATGAGCGGGAAAGCATGGATGTTACAAAAGATGTACAGATGGTGCTGTCCTGCGTCATTCGCATGGGCCAGAAATTCGGGAAGATGATGACGGCGCAAGTGCTGACGGGCTCTCGCAATAAAAAAATTCTAGATTTCGGCTTTGATAAATTATCGACTTACGGCATTCTAAAGCATCAGTCCGCTAAAGAAGTGTCAAACTTAATGGAATTTATGATTTCCCAGGAACTGCTGGCAGTAGAGCAAGGGGCATACCCGACAATCTATGTGCCTGACGGTGGGCGGGATGTGCTTCTTGGCAAGCGGAAAGTAATGAGAAAAGGTGCAGTTGTAACGAAGCGGATAGCAGAAAACGATCCATTGTTTGAAGAACTCCGAAAAATCCGGAAAGAACTGGCCGATAAAGGAGGAGTGCCGCCGTTCGTTATTTTTTCGGATAAAACATTGCAGGATATGTGTGCGCGCCGTCCAAAAAATGCTGAAGACTTCCTGGAAGTGAATGGAGTCGGAGCCAATAAGCTAGAGAAATACGGAGAGGCTTTTCTTGAGGCGATCCGTGTTTTTGAAGCAACCACTAATTCAATAGGATAA